Genomic DNA from Mycobacterium stomatepiae:
GCATTCGACACCGGACCGTGGCCACGCATGCAACCGGCGGAACGCATCGAGGCGATAGACCGGCTGGCCGGCATCTACAACGAGCGGAAAGCCGATATGGCCGCGCTGATCTCGGCCGAGATCGGCGCTCCGATCACGTTCGCCAAGAGGGCGCAAGTTCGGTTGCCGCTGACCATGATATCGGCGTTTTGCACCTTCGCCGCCGGCTACCAGTGGCAGCAGGAACGGGCTGGTCTCTACGGCAAGAACATTCGGATCCGCAAGGTTCCGGTGGGCGTCGTCGCCGCGGTGGTGCCGTGGAACATGCCGCAGTTCCTGACCGTCACCAAGGTGATTCCGGCCTTGCTGGCCGGCTGCTCGGTGGTGCTCAAGCCCGCACCGGAGTCGGTGCTCGATGCGCAGCTGCTGGCGGAAATGTTTGCGGCAGCTGACTTTCCGCCCGGTGTACTGAGCGTGTTGCCCGGAGACCGGGAAGTCGGCGAGCTGCTGGTGCGCCATCCAGGCGTCGACAAAGTCTCGTTCACCGGCTCCACGGCGGCCGGGCGGCAAGTGGCCCTCGCGTGCGCCGACGGGCTCAAGCAGGTGAGCCTCGAACTGGGCGGCAAGTCGGCGGCCATCGTGCTCGACGACGCCGACCCCACGACCGCCGCGACCGGCATCCAGATGGCCAGCCTGGCCAACAGCGGACAGGTCTGCAATGCGCTGAGCCGGATTCTGGTGCCCCGGACGCGCGAGGACGAGTTCGTCGATGCGTTGGCCGCCGGGATGGCCGCGATGATTGTCGGCGACCCGGCCGATCCCAACACCCAGATCGGTCCGCTGGTGGCCCAGCGCCAGCAGGAGCGGGTTCGCGGTTACATCGAGTCGGGCAAAAGCGAAGGGGCGCAGCTGGTTACCGGTGGCGCTGACATGCCCGACGGCCTCGACGCCGGTTGGTATGTGCGCCCGACCCTGTTCAGCGGCGCGACCAACGACATGCGCATCGCGCGCGAGGAGATCTTCGGCCCGGTGCTGACGGTCATCTCCTACCGCGACGAGGACGAGGCGATCCGAATCGCAAACGACTCCGAGTACGGGCTGGCCGGATCGGTGTTCACCTCCGACGTCGAACGCGGGTATGGGGTGGCGGCCGGGGTGCGGTCCGGTACCTTCGGCGTCAACGAGGGCTACATCATGGACCCGGCCGCGCCGTTCGGCGGCGTCAAGAATAGTGGCTACGGTCGCGAGCTCGGAACCGAGGGAATCGACAGTTACACAGTGAGCCAATCGATTTCGACGGCGGGTTGACCTAGCTGATCGTCGAGTGTGAAGCTGGCCGCCCGCTCGACGCCCAACGTGAAACTCGCTTCACGCTCGACAGGACGCGGCTGGCCACCCGCGGTGCAATGGTTAGAGAATTGGCGATCGGGGAATGGACCTGGGCAACCATTCATAGATAAGGAAACCGCGTGGCTCCGATTTTTCAGGACGTCATCCAGTCCAAGTACCTGTTGCTGACCACCTTCACCAAGGACGGTCGCCCGAAGCCCACGCCGATCTGGGGTGTGCCCGACGGCGACAAGCTTCTCGTTATCACCGACGACGGATCGTGGAAGACCAAGCGGATCAACAACACGCCCCGCGTGATGATCGGCAAGAGCGGGGTGTTGGGCAGACCCCTGAGTGAGGAGGTCGAGGGCGTCGCCCGCGTCCTACCGAAGTCGGAGACGCGGCGGGTCTACAACGCCGTGCTCAAACGGTACTGGTACCACGCCCCGTGGTTCTACGTGCACTCGATCGTGCGCGGCGGCATCGACAAGGTGCACGTCGGCCTCGAGATCAAATCGGCCGGTTAGCAACGCTTCCCGCCGCCGCGGTTAGTGTTGATCCGTGGCACAGGGATCGAACCGCACATCGTCGTCGATTTTGGCGTTGGTCGCGGCGGCTCGCGTCGGCGTCGGAGCCGCGATGCTGCTGGCGCCCGATCGATTCTTCAAGCCCGACTCGGGAACCGAGACGTTGCTGATGCAAACGATCGGCATCCGGGACCTGGTCATCGGATCGGGCGCCTGTGTGGCGTGGGTGCGCGGTGGCGACTTCCGGAGTTGGGCCGCCATGGGTCTGGTCAGCGACAGCGCCGACCTGCTGCTCGGTCTGCGCAGTAGGCCCCTCGTGGGTACCAAGAGCGCGCTGATCGCCACGCTGGCGCCGGTGCCGTTTGTCGGCGCGGGTGTGCGCGGCTTCGTGCGAGGCACACGGCGCCGGGCTTAGTCGCTGGCAGCGCGCAGCGCATCGATGGTGTCGGTCACCGTTTCGCGCGGATCCCGGTAGGTGATGCCCAGCTCCTTCTCGCTGGGCGAATCGTCCGACGCCGGCATCTGCGTGTAGTACTGCATCCCCGCCGCGGTGAACGGCGTGCTGAACGGCAGATACGGCGTCGCAACGTCGAGAATTGCTCCCGCCGCGCGGATTATCGTGTCGGGAACCGGCACAGCGACCATCGTGGTCTCAGCCACCTCGCCGAACATGCTCGCCAGCTCGCTGACCGAGACGCGATGACCGCCGGCCATGTAGCGTCGCGGTCCACGCCCGGGTTCCAGCAGCGCCGCATGCAGTGCGGCCACGTCGCGAGCATCCACGATCAACCAGGCCGCTCCTCGCCCGGGTACAAAATGCAGGTCCAGCAGCGACTTCACCCCCTGACCGGCTTCCCCGTATTGATTGCCGACCGGCGGCCCCAGGACCATGCCGGGATAAGTGATGTTGACCGGCGCGCCGGCGTCCTGCAGGCCGCGGGCGTAGATCTCGACCTGCGCCTTGGACGTTCCGTAGCCGTCGGCCCCGCCGACCACCGGCAGGTCGGCCGACAGGGTCTCCAGGTTGGGATGAAACAGCGCGGTGAAGCTCGACACGTGCACGATCGGGTCGAGGCCGAGCTCGACGGCTTGACCGAGCACGTTCTGCGCGCCCTGCATGTTCGTCGTCAGCATCTCGCTGGTCTGCCGCGGATCGGTGGCCACCAGCGCGGCGCTGTGCACGACGGCGTCGCAACCCTGCAGGGCCTCACGCACCGAGACACGATCGACGATGTCCCCGACGGCGTAGTCGGACACATCGACACCGAGCTTCCCGACCGAGGTGTGCAGCCGATCGGGATTGCGTACCAGGAACCGAACCGAGTGCCCCGCGTCGGCGATGGCCTTGGCGGTCCAACCACCCACAAATCCAGTACCGCCCGTTATCAGAATTCGCACGCAGCGATTCTGCAAGGCCCATCGGTCGTGCGGCAACCGGCAGTGCGTGAACTACAGGTGGCTGGCCACAAAGCTCGCGGCTTGGCCCGTCATCCCGTTCACGACATACGACGCGTGCGCCGCGCCGTCGCTACCGCCGCCGCAGATCGGATCACCGGGAGCGCACAGCTGCAGCGTCTTGGGCTGATACAGCGGGCCGATCGCGATGTCCGGCGCGCCGTAGTGCTCGAGGAACTGGTTCGACGGCGTGCCGAACAGGGTGACCGCGGCGATGTGGTTGGCGATGTCAGGGGGCATCGGCGCCGGCACCGAGGCGGCGGGTACGCCCTTCGGCACGGCCGCTGAGGTGACGAAACCGGCGACGGCCGCACCCTGCGAGAAGCCGCCCAGCACTTCACGGGTCTTGGGGCAGCTGGCCGCCATCGACTCGATGTGCGAGCTGGCGTCACGAATCCCGTCGATGAACGTCGCCGGGAAGTCGGGGCTGCCGAAGTCGCTGCTGGCCGGGTAGTTCACGGGGTATACTGTTAGGCTCCGTCCGCCGAGCTGAGCACGCAGGGCGTCGACGAATCCTGACCCGATGCCGCCGACCCCCGGTGGCTCGCTGGTGCCGCGGGCAAAGACCAAATCGACGTCCGGACATTCGGCGCTTGCCGACGGGGTATGGCCGGTGACCAGCACGGCAGTCGTCATCAGCGCTGCCGTTGCACCGGCCGCCGCGAGCCTGCGCAGCCGGCTATCGATCAGTTTCACAAAACTCATTTTCTGTCCCACCGTGCTGATTTCCCAACTACCTGTATTCGACGCAGGTGGCGGTAAGGATTGCCCAAAGCGCTATTTCTCAACCCCTACCGGGGAGCCAGGCGCAGCACCGGGATATGGCGGCCGATGGCGGCCGTCTTCGCGCGATAGTCGCCATAACCGGGGTAGGAGCGTTCGGCAAGGGCGTAGAGGCGCTCGTATTCGGCCGGCTCGGTGACCTCGGCGGCCAGGAAGCGGTCACCGCCCAATTCACATTCGGGATGCGCTTTGAGGTTGTAGTACCAGCAGCCCGGATGCTTGCTGCCGCCGAAGTTGGAGGCGACCGCGATGACGTCGCGGCCGTCGTGGAAGTAGGAGATTTGAGCATGACGTGGCTGGCCGGATTTGGCGCCCGTCATGTGCAGCGTTGCCGACGGCACAGCAAACATTCCCCAGGAAATCTTGCCGTGGGACAGTCGCATCAGCCACGGATCAGTCTTCGCGGCGATGCGTTGGGCGAAAAACTTTCCGAGCCCGCTGCGAGCAAACTTTGTCATCGCGTGATTGAACGCGTTGCTGTGGCGCTCGGGATCGACGAAAGGTAGCGACATAGAACGACGGTAGTCCGATCTGGCGGATAGTCGGGCGTCTTCGGCGCGGACCCCGAAGTCGGTGACCGGCCGTCGCAAGAAACGACCAGCAGGCTCACCGGCTCTTTTAGTGAACCTGCTGGTCGAGGCTGGTGGCTATTTCTTGAAGGCGTCCTTCACCTTCTCGCCGGCGTCCTTCAGGCTGGACTTGGCCTGATCTGCGCGACCTTCGTTCTTGGTGTCGTGGTCGCCGGTCAGTTTGCCGACAGCCTCTTTGGCCTGACCGCCGAGGTCCTCGATCTTGTTCTTGATCTTGTCTTCGGTGCTCATTGCTTTCGCTCCCTTCTCGGACGACGTTGTTCTCGGGTTGGCTACCCCCGGCGGGTCGACTCCAAAACCCTGGATGCCGGATCGGCGCCCGACGCGCCCGGGCCGGGCGCTCGCGGTACCGCGTTGGTGCTGGCAAACAAGCAGACGACCCGGAGGCATGGGATGGATCACAATGGACCGATGAGCACCGCAATGGTGGTGGCGATAGTCGTAGTGCTGATGCTGCTGGGGTTGGGCATCGTGATCAATCAGCTGCTTCGGTTGCGGAAGTTTCTGGGGGATTCGCCCCCCGAGCATTTGCCCGGTGCGGCTGGGGCAGAGCCCCCGCGGCACGATCCGCCCGAGTGACTTTCAGGTCTCTGCTCGACTGATAGCTTCGATCTCGTAATCGCACCTCATCGGGGAGGGCCGCCGCGGCGGTAGCTGCCCGATGCGCACGACGCCCGGGGGCACTATGACACCGTCCACCCTGCTGGTCACCGACGACGGCTTGCCGCCCGGCGTGTCGGGGGCCGCCGATCCGCACTTCGCGAACGTCGTCAAGAAATTTGCGCAACAGTTCCCGGGACGTCGTCTCGGCGGGGGAGCGCTGAGCGTCTACATCGACGGCATTCCCGTCGTCGACATCTGGACGGGCTGGTCGGACCGTGCCGGCACCCAGCCCTGGACCGCCGACACCGGCGCGATGGTGTTCTCGGCGACCAAGGGTGTCGCCTCGACGGTGATTCATAGGTTGGCCGATCGGGGCCTGTTGTCCTACGACGACCCCGTCGCCGAGCACTGGCCAGACTTCGCGGCCAACGGCAAGGAAGAGATCACGGTGCGCGATGTGCTGCGACATCGAGCCGGACTCTCGCATCTGCGCGGCGTCACCAAGGCGGATCTGATGGATCACCTGTTGATGGAGCAACGGCTTGCCGCCGCACCCGTCGATCACCTGCGCGGGGTGCAGGCTTATCACGCGCTGACGTACGGCTGGTTGCTGTCCGGGCTGGCCCGGGCGATCACCGGGAAAGGCATGCGGGAGCTGATCCGTCAGGAGGTCGCCCGTCCGCTCAACACCGACGGGCTGCATCTCGGGAGACCGCCGCAGGGTTCTTCGACGCGGCCCGCGCAGATCCTGATGCCGCAGAAAAGAATCATGCCGACCCCGGTGCTCAACTTCATCGCGCCGCGGGTGGCCAACATGCGCTACTCGGGAGCGCTGGGCGCGATGTATTTCCCCGGCATCATGTCCCTGATGCAGGGCGACACCCCGTTCCTGGACGGCGAGATCCCCGCGGCCAACGGCGTGGTGACCGGCCGCGCGCTGGCCAAGATGTATGCCGTGCTGGCCAACGACGGCCACATCGAAGGCAAGAAGTATCTGTCCAAGGAGTTGGCGCGCGGGCTCACCGGGCAGGCGCGGATCAAGTGGCCGGACGCGAACATGGTGGTGCCCATGCCTTTTCACCTCGGCTACCACGAGTCGCCGGTGCCCGGTCTGCTGCGCGGGTTCGGGCACGTGGGTCTGGGCGGGACCCTGGGCTGGGCCGACCCCGAGATTGGCGGATCGTTCGGATACGTGCACAACCGGCTGCTGACGTCGCGGGTGTTCGACATGGGGTCGTTCGCCGGGTTGGCCGGTCCGCTGCGCTCCGCGATGGAGGCGGCGCGTCACCGGGGCCCGCTCGAGGTGCCACAACTCGGCGCGACCTACCCCAAACCGGGCCGGCGGCGGACGGCCGCGCCGGCCGGGCCGCGTCGGGGGACTAGACCTTCGCGAAGCCGCGCGGCAGCGTCAGCGGAAGGTCGGCGTAGGTGGCGATGCCGGGCGCCGCGGCAACGACGGCGGGAATCGCGTTGATGGTCGGCACCGCCGTCATGATGTGGCCGAGGTCCATGAATTCCTCGAGCGTCGTCGCCTCGAAGTAGGGCGGCGGTAGGAAGCCGACCTTGGTCGTCACGGTCGGCTGACCGTCGATCTGGATTACCCAGCCGTCCTGCTCGATCTTCCAGTCGGGTTCCAGCGTCTGACCCTTGCGCCACCGGACGTTCAGGTCGATCAGGGTCTTGCCGTTCACGATGCCCTGCCAGCTGATGTAGGTGCCCGCGACGTGACCAGCCGGGATGGTCCACGACGCCATCTCCAGGTCGGCGGTGGTCTGGGCGAACTCGGCGACGCATTTCACCTCGTCGAGTTCGACGCCGAGCGCGTCGGCCACCAGCCGGACGGCCTCGCCGAAGATGGCGGTGCCCTGGGCGGCCATCGCCGGCAGGTCCGGGTGGTCGATCGGCTGGCCGAAGCCCACCGGTTTCTCGGTCTCCGGGGAGTCGTAGAACGTGGTGTCGGCGGCTTCGTTGACGGTGACCTTGTCGACGCGGTTGCACACCATCGCCGAGACTATGGCCAGCAGTTCGGCGAAGCCCGGGCTCACCCCGGACCCGAAGATCGTCGAGCCGCCCTTCTCGCAGGCCTCGAGCAGCCGGTCACGGCCGTCGCCCAGGTTGTGTCCGGTGATGAAGGAGGCCGTGGTCACCACGTTGACGCCCGCGGACAGGATCGCGACCAGCTCGTCGACGTTGATCCACATCGGGTTGTAGACCACGCAATCCGGTTTGCACGCGAGCAGGGCGTCGATGTCGTTGGTCGCCGCGACCCCGAGCGGGGAGATGCCGACCAATTCGCCGGCGTCACGTCCGACCTTCTCCGGCGACCAGGCGAAGCACCCGACCAGTTCCAGGATGGGGTTGTCGGCGATCGACTTCAGCGAGCTCTTGCCCACGTTTCCGGTGTTCCACTGAACGACTCGATAGCTGTTTGGCACTCGCTCAGCATCGGGAATTGTTCGCACGCTTAATAGGCGGACTCCGAAGCCAAAATCTCGGCCAGAAACGCGTCGGCCGGCGGCTGGTCCAGCCTGCTGTGCGCCCAGCGGCGGATCCGGTCGCGGGTCTCGCGGCTCTCGGTCGTGTCGGCTCCGACGGTCACCGCGGTCGCCGCCCAGTCGTGATCCCAGGCCGCCGACTCGGTGATCGGCTGCTGCTCGGCGTCGACCAGGGGAAGCGCCGCGCGGCCCTCGCCGTCCAGAACCCCGGCCCCGCTGATCGCTCCGGACTGCAATCGCACCGCGATCCCGGAAGGCAGGTCGGGCCCGATAATCGCCGCGCGCACCAATGCCCCGGACGCCTCGACGGTCCAGTCGACGGTGTTCTCGCCCGCATCGAAGATGGCCGGCGGAACCGCGGTCCAGTTGATGGATGCGACGCCCCGGGCGATCGACGAGCCGCGAGGGCCCGCGTCGGCGCCCGCGGCCAGGGCGTAGTCGTCACGGCGCCCGCTCGGTATCGACAATGTTCTCGAATCATCAAGGGCCCCAATGAGTTCTGCCCACGCATCATCGTCGACACCGACCTCGTCGGCCAGCTCGGCGCCCGCGCGCACCAAGTTCGCGATCCGCGCGTCGTCGCTGCGGACATAAGCGAACAGCGCCGTCGCATGCGGCGTCAGCAGCCCGGTGACGTCCGAATCCAGCGTGTCGTCGGCGAAGAAGTCCTGCGCGTCGGCGGTCAGCAGCGCGACCTCGACGTCGAGCAGCGCGCGGTCCAGGCTTGCGATGCCGTCCCGCTGACTCGCCGGCCACCAGCGCCGCAGCCAATGCCCGACGGCCAGCCGACGCAGCGGCCCGACCGAACCCGGCACGATGTCGACTCCGGTCAGCTCGACGCTGGTCGCGCCGCCCGCCGCGTCCGCGGCGCCGGCCAGCGCGACGTGCCCGGCCGCACCGAACACCCGCCACAGCCAGTCCGCGCGCGACAGATCGGTGAAGGTGATCTGGGCTCGCTCTTCGCCGGGTGGATCGTCGATCGTCCAGGACAGCACGGCACCACTGACTTCCAGCACGGCGGCCAGCGGCGTGTGGGCGCTGGCCGGCCCGACCGTCCAAAGTCCGGAATCGGCAACCAATTTCATCCGGCCACCTGCAATTCCAGCATGGACTTGATGCGCTGGCGGTGGTCGAGGCTCACCGATCGCGCGACTCCCTCCAGCAGCGAGCGCATCTCGTCGACGTCCTCGCAGGGTTCCTGCCAGACGTCGCGCCCGTGCAGCCGGGCCCACAGTCGGCTCAGATAGGGCGGCGCATACGCCGCGAGGTCGTCGATCACCTGACGTTGGCGCGGATGCATCGGGCCACCCTCGGCGATATAGCGCCGGGCGTGCAGGACGTATGCCTCCTTGCGCAGCCGCGCCTGGATCTGCGCCGCCAGCGCGTAGCGGCTCGCGACGGACCGGTCCAGCGGAGCCAGTTCGACCGCGACCTCGATGCCGGCCAGCAGGGTGGCCTGCTTATCCTCGGACAGCAGGCCCCAGGGTGCGCAGGCGCGGTCGACCTCTTCCTCGCAGAGCAACGGGATGTCGGGCAAGGCGTCGCGGTCCAGGGCGCGGCGCAGGGTCGCGCGCACCCGGTCCACCACGCTGCGATCGAGCGGGCGATCGCCGTCTGCGCCGCCAGCGATGCGCGGGGGCGTTGCGGCGCAACCGAACTCAAACCCAGCTTGACGATCGACCAGGGCAGCTCGGCCGATTCGACTCGCACCAGCGCGCCCAGGTTGTACGGGGTGGTGTCGCCGATCATCGCCGACCAGACCCGCTGGCGCGCCGTCGCCGCGCTGTGGCCGTGCGCGGGCCCGAGCACGGTGGCGAGCTCCGCCAGAAACGGATCGGTCACGTTCTGGCCCGGCCGTACGTCACGCCAACTGCGTTCGAGCTGATCGGTCAGCTTGGCCACGACGTCGGGGCCGGCCACGTACTGGTGCAAGACCTCGATCGCGGTGCGGTCGCGGCCCTGGTGAATCTCGCCCAGCACGGTGGCCGCGGTATCCCGATCTTCCGGTGCCGGTGCGCCTTTGGTGACGGCCAGCTCGTAACACACCGGAAAGTAGAGCTCCTGGGCGTTTCCGGAACGGAATCGCTGCCTGCGGCGCTCGAGCTTGAGAACCTCGAACCATGCTGCGGCGGACCGTAATTCGGACGTGTTGCTCACGATTAGTTCGTGCATGGCCGCGGCGGTGTCGGGGCTGACCACCGGGGCCGAATACTGCGGGTTCGACCGCAGCCGCAGCACCAACGGGTCGATGATGCGTTTGACGGTGCGGGTCAGGGGTCCACCGTCGTCGCTGCTGAGCACTTCTACGCCGAGTCCGATTGCCCGCCACGCCTGGTCGATCACCGACCGGCGTGGATGGCCTGCGGCCACGGCGGTGGCCAGCTGCGAGTCCGCACTCATCAGCACAGGATAGGGGCTTTCCGAAAATACCGGCAGCCAAAAAGTTGGGTTCGGTAGCCGTTCGGCACGCAGACCCTGGACCCATGAAGAAGTGGATGGCATTCCTGCCCAACGCCGGGCGGTTGGCGTTTTGGCGGCGCGGTGATGCCGCTCGTACCGTCGGCATCGGCACGGTCCGCGAGGTCGCCGGCGAGCGGCAGATATTCGTCGAGGTGGTCGCCGTGTCGGGCGAGACGTTCATCGGCAGATTGGCGCGCGGTGAAGACGATGTGGACGCGTCGGTGTTGCGGCCCGGCCTGGTTGTTCTGGTCGCGTTCGATCCCGCTGCCCGCGAGAAGCTTTCGCTGCCCGATGACGTGTTGGCCGTGCACGCGTCGTGGCTGGCCGCGGTCTGAGCGCTACCGTGCGCCGTCGACCGCGAACGTGACCAGCGCGGCCCAGTACAGCGGATTGGCGGTGGGGTCTCCGTCTCGCCAGCGCCGCATCTGTTCGCGTTGCCATCGATTGACCGCGCACCCCGCGTCGTCGGCTTCGTGCGCGAGGTCGACGGCGACGACCACCTCGGCCATCGGTTCGGCCACGTGGCCTGATCCCGCGGCGAATTGGCGGTAGGCGGCCGTGGTGGGCAGCGACCACAGCGTGGCGGTGACCAACTGCGCACCACCCAGAATCATTGCCGCGACCAGACCGGTCGCCTCGTCGAATCGATAGTCGCCGCCCGATCCGCAGGCCAGCAGGGCCACCCGTGGCGGCATCGGCAGCCGCATCGACATCAGGTCGGAAGCGGTAAGCGGACGATGGTCACCGATGGTGTCGGCGTCGCCGGAGGTTACGGCGGTACAGGCCAGGTGCAGGGCGGCGCGGTCGGCTTGGGCGGCGTGATCGTGCTGTGCGTCAGCAGAACTGGCATGCCCGACGTAGAGCAGCCTGCTGGGGGTCTGCGCCAGCATTTCTGCCAGCCAGCCGCGGTCGGCATCCTGACGGCGGAACAGTTCGACCGCCCCGTCGACTCCGGGAAGCACCGCCCGGCGGCTCATCAGCTCGGCAAAGTGTTGTGCCAGTTGCGTGTCGGCCGCAGGCCTGCCGAGCACCGACCCAAGCGAGGAGTCTGGGCGTTGTCCCGGCACGCGCGGGTCGAGGACCAGGAGCGGCGGACCGTCCTGGCGAGTATCCCATCGCGCCGGGGTGCGCGGTGCGTGCACGATATTGGCCGGAACCGCCATCAGCACGTCGACCAATTCCATCATTCGATGGCCGTCGGTGTGATCGCTGATATTTGTGAGCTGCCAAGGGATCCGGGCGGCCACTCGCCCGCTGGTGGTGATCGCGTCCTGACGGGCGCGCACCAATTCCTCTTTGCTCGGGCCCGATTTCGGCACCGCCAGCAGCCCCCACGGGACGCGGGCCAGCCGCGCGCTGGGAGCCACGAACAGCGCGGCGCGCGGCGAGGCCACGCACTCCGTCAATAACTGCCAGCCCTGCGTCGAGATCAGCAGCACGCCCAGGATGTATGCGACGGTGAGCTCGGTGTCAGTGCTCGCGAAAGCTCCTGTGGATAAAGCCCTTTCGATGGTGTCGCGGCGGCTCTCGCTGCCATGCGGCTCGGGGATGGCGTCGGTCAGCTCTTCGGTGGCGGCCAGCAGCAGCGGCTCCTCCACCACCCAGGTGACGGTCCGTGACGGCTGCCCGACGATCCGCAGGCTGCCGTAGGTGGCGATCCCGACGTCGGCGTAACGCAGGACAAGGGTGAGACGGTCGCTCATGGCCAGGTCGACCAGGCGGGCTCGGCGGCGGTGACGTCGCGGCCGTAGCGCTGCAGCGCCAGCGCACGATAGTGACTCATGATCGGCGGGCTGTCGGGTTGCATCTGTAGCGGCGGCAACGGGCCGAGCCGGTGCAGCGATCGGCCGGCACCCGCGGGCGGACCGGCGGCGGCCAGCGCCGGTTCCGGTTCGGTGTCGACGAGCACGGTGGTGGTGGCCGCCGATGCCCATTCGCCGATCGCGGGCCGCTGCGGATCGGCGTCGAAAAGTCCACGCGCGCTGTGGTATTCGACGAGCTCACTGACCAGCTGAGTGTTCTCCCACTCGTACGCGACCGCGAACGCGCCGGCCAGGATGGGGGCCGAAATGCTGGTCGCCCAGCGGGCTCGGGCGTCGGCGTCGGCGATCGAGAAACGTACCGAGTCGACGGCCAGCGCGGCCGGCACCTTGAGCTCCGCGGCCTGTTCGAGTTTGGTCATCGCGCGAAAGTACTCGGGTGTG
This window encodes:
- a CDS encoding cutinase family protein, with product MTTAVLVTGHTPSASAECPDVDLVFARGTSEPPGVGGIGSGFVDALRAQLGGRSLTVYPVNYPASSDFGSPDFPATFIDGIRDASSHIESMAASCPKTREVLGGFSQGAAVAGFVTSAAVPKGVPAASVPAPMPPDIANHIAAVTLFGTPSNQFLEHYGAPDIAIGPLYQPKTLQLCAPGDPICGGGSDGAAHASYVVNGMTGQAASFVASHL
- a CDS encoding nitroreductase family deazaflavin-dependent oxidoreductase, translating into MSLPFVDPERHSNAFNHAMTKFARSGLGKFFAQRIAAKTDPWLMRLSHGKISWGMFAVPSATLHMTGAKSGQPRHAQISYFHDGRDVIAVASNFGGSKHPGCWYYNLKAHPECELGGDRFLAAEVTEPAEYERLYALAERSYPGYGDYRAKTAAIGRHIPVLRLAPR
- a CDS encoding NAD(P)H-dependent amine dehydrogenase family protein, with the protein product MPNSYRVVQWNTGNVGKSSLKSIADNPILELVGCFAWSPEKVGRDAGELVGISPLGVAATNDIDALLACKPDCVVYNPMWINVDELVAILSAGVNVVTTASFITGHNLGDGRDRLLEACEKGGSTIFGSGVSPGFAELLAIVSAMVCNRVDKVTVNEAADTTFYDSPETEKPVGFGQPIDHPDLPAMAAQGTAIFGEAVRLVADALGVELDEVKCVAEFAQTTADLEMASWTIPAGHVAGTYISWQGIVNGKTLIDLNVRWRKGQTLEPDWKIEQDGWVIQIDGQPTVTTKVGFLPPPYFEATTLEEFMDLGHIMTAVPTINAIPAVVAAAPGIATYADLPLTLPRGFAKV
- a CDS encoding aldehyde dehydrogenase, giving the protein MDDRDQLFIDGKWAAPASGQDAISVISPHSEAVIGHAVSAGPADIDRAVEAARGAFDTGPWPRMQPAERIEAIDRLAGIYNERKADMAALISAEIGAPITFAKRAQVRLPLTMISAFCTFAAGYQWQQERAGLYGKNIRIRKVPVGVVAAVVPWNMPQFLTVTKVIPALLAGCSVVLKPAPESVLDAQLLAEMFAAADFPPGVLSVLPGDREVGELLVRHPGVDKVSFTGSTAAGRQVALACADGLKQVSLELGGKSAAIVLDDADPTTAATGIQMASLANSGQVCNALSRILVPRTREDEFVDALAAGMAAMIVGDPADPNTQIGPLVAQRQQERVRGYIESGKSEGAQLVTGGADMPDGLDAGWYVRPTLFSGATNDMRIAREEIFGPVLTVISYRDEDEAIRIANDSEYGLAGSVFTSDVERGYGVAAGVRSGTFGVNEGYIMDPAAPFGGVKNSGYGRELGTEGIDSYTVSQSISTAG
- a CDS encoding NAD-dependent epimerase/dehydratase family protein — its product is MRILITGGTGFVGGWTAKAIADAGHSVRFLVRNPDRLHTSVGKLGVDVSDYAVGDIVDRVSVREALQGCDAVVHSAALVATDPRQTSEMLTTNMQGAQNVLGQAVELGLDPIVHVSSFTALFHPNLETLSADLPVVGGADGYGTSKAQVEIYARGLQDAGAPVNITYPGMVLGPPVGNQYGEAGQGVKSLLDLHFVPGRGAAWLIVDARDVAALHAALLEPGRGPRRYMAGGHRVSVSELASMFGEVAETTMVAVPVPDTIIRAAGAILDVATPYLPFSTPFTAAGMQYYTQMPASDDSPSEKELGITYRDPRETVTDTIDALRAASD
- a CDS encoding PPOX class F420-dependent oxidoreductase, encoding MAPIFQDVIQSKYLLLTTFTKDGRPKPTPIWGVPDGDKLLVITDDGSWKTKRINNTPRVMIGKSGVLGRPLSEEVEGVARVLPKSETRRVYNAVLKRYWYHAPWFYVHSIVRGGIDKVHVGLEIKSAG
- a CDS encoding CHAT domain-containing protein yields the protein MSDRLTLVLRYADVGIATYGSLRIVGQPSRTVTWVVEEPLLLAATEELTDAIPEPHGSESRRDTIERALSTGAFASTDTELTVAYILGVLLISTQGWQLLTECVASPRAALFVAPSARLARVPWGLLAVPKSGPSKEELVRARQDAITTSGRVAARIPWQLTNISDHTDGHRMMELVDVLMAVPANIVHAPRTPARWDTRQDGPPLLVLDPRVPGQRPDSSLGSVLGRPAADTQLAQHFAELMSRRAVLPGVDGAVELFRRQDADRGWLAEMLAQTPSRLLYVGHASSADAQHDHAAQADRAALHLACTAVTSGDADTIGDHRPLTASDLMSMRLPMPPRVALLACGSGGDYRFDEATGLVAAMILGGAQLVTATLWSLPTTAAYRQFAAGSGHVAEPMAEVVVAVDLAHEADDAGCAVNRWQREQMRRWRDGDPTANPLYWAALVTFAVDGAR
- a CDS encoding CsbD family protein; this encodes MSTEDKIKNKIEDLGGQAKEAVGKLTGDHDTKNEGRADQAKSSLKDAGEKVKDAFKK
- the lipL gene encoding esterase/beta-lactamase LipL codes for the protein MTPSTLLVTDDGLPPGVSGAADPHFANVVKKFAQQFPGRRLGGGALSVYIDGIPVVDIWTGWSDRAGTQPWTADTGAMVFSATKGVASTVIHRLADRGLLSYDDPVAEHWPDFAANGKEEITVRDVLRHRAGLSHLRGVTKADLMDHLLMEQRLAAAPVDHLRGVQAYHALTYGWLLSGLARAITGKGMRELIRQEVARPLNTDGLHLGRPPQGSSTRPAQILMPQKRIMPTPVLNFIAPRVANMRYSGALGAMYFPGIMSLMQGDTPFLDGEIPAANGVVTGRALAKMYAVLANDGHIEGKKYLSKELARGLTGQARIKWPDANMVVPMPFHLGYHESPVPGLLRGFGHVGLGGTLGWADPEIGGSFGYVHNRLLTSRVFDMGSFAGLAGPLRSAMEAARHRGPLEVPQLGATYPKPGRRRTAAPAGPRRGTRPSRSRAAASAEGRRRWRCRAPRQRRRESR